One Salvia splendens isolate huo1 chromosome 22, SspV2, whole genome shotgun sequence DNA segment encodes these proteins:
- the LOC121787710 gene encoding protein CHROMATIN REMODELING 4-like, which produces MKENGSENSTMLNRNWVLKRKCRKLPSGTVKSYDTEKVFRPVRFSSTTTLKNGQEESDNLEQNSGKRKGNDGYYYECEVCELGGKLLCCDSCPRTYHLECLDPVLKRIPTGKWECPTCVQQHSCVESMNHLDPVSKRARTKIIIRRSKTEAESSATDKVTEAFDAPTLRKKRNSDKGKSPASRRSQTTEKLDSPSNDLSHNEQLNPAQDGYVDASSSHDLDEKEQVSHALVQAVNTKASVKGSLSKKKKSKMNVESTDLNPEASPENSSPGRKPVLALEAASPATRKRKRKSYSYNTEKRPKMIKGKSGSKPSEKGLLKVGVQRSGTSKSKGKFKIAGEDTSSTNQDIRAATPGVLPKDEDVTEEAAHDSLESQDAIKINIEPPETATGVHQVDRVVGCRVRGDNTDSGCNVVVNATDSLVAEDVNKSEENFSCQRPLDGGNIAEDLHDAANCSDEGRKVENGSNKDKLQVYKRSATKECKGKKLMDSMSGEIEGSDSSLPENKSQDDNISCTIAAETSKKVPEGEKTDIVLDTRPGDDQKDCQNPGISKNCQTDDAADDNGSKKEVGKNMRKNYALKRKLVDSCSAVSYEFLVKWVGKSHVHDTWIPESELKVLAKRKLENYKAKYGTAMMNLCKEQWKTPQRVIATRASADGVTEAFVKWTCLPYDECTWERMDDPIFANSSHLIDLFFRFERKTLENDAIKLDSKRRKGDLQINEVINLTDQPKELAGGSLFPHQLEALNWLRKSWHKSRNVILADEMGLGKTVSACAFLSSLYFEFNATLPCLVLVPLSTMPNWMSEFALWAPELNVVEYHGNTNARSIIRQYEWHARNPAGSNEKSSSFKFNVLLTTYEMVLCDSSYLRGVPWEVLVVDEGHRLKNSSSKLFGLLNMFSFQHRVLLTGTPLQNNIGEMYNLLNFLQQDAFPSLALFEEKFNDLTTAEKVEELKKLVAPHMLRRLKKDAMQNIPPKIERVVPVELSSIQAEYYRAMLTKNYQILRNIGKGAPQQSMLNIVMQLRKVCNHPYLMPGTEPESGSVEFLHEMRIKASAKLTLLHSMLKLLHKEGHRVLIFSQMTKLLDILEDYLTIEFGPRTYERVDGSVSVTERQAAIARFNQDNNRFVFLLSTRSCGLGINLATADTVIIYDSDFNPHADIQAMNRAHRIGQSKRLLVYRLVVRASVEERILQLAKKKLMLDQLFVNKSGSQKEVEDILRWGTEELFGDSPSMAGKDGENNSDKDEAPAEIEPSSKRRTGGLGDVYKDKCADGSTKIVWDENAILKLLDRSNLHSGSPENAESGLDNDMLGSVKSLEWNDENIEEQAGTVAVPLAINDSSEQSFEKKVDSLVVINEENEWDKLLRVRWEKYQNEEDAALGRGKRQRKAVSYREAYVAHTTEAPNENGADEEPEREPEPEREYTPAGRALKEKFTKLRLRQKERLSRRDVTESSTPVQRPDGVVSIPNAHEDSQMATQSRCAEEKPTLVNVDNNNRSQPVGRNSMTDSALKLGRMSKEKTNFPLEFSRNYDQMQATSSIDAMRNNLLPVIGLCAPNAPNNMEKLHRKAPRPYRQFKQGIGLDFPLPSSCSASGPSNEISGKGSEMAPYMLPDLLPGTSQAPSKSDLPRYPPFTPHSLNILKGKGTMMENSGNAGSMFSDFQEKMILPKLPFDEKLLPRYPFPGANMLSAAPDMFPSLSLGSRVAEPSEAAHNNLPMLPLFPNLKFPPDPSKYNQQEHEMPPAFGTSQMTPPFSSFPENHRKVLENIMLRTGAGSNSMLTKKSKLDIWSEDELDSLWIGVRRHGRGNWEAMIQDPRLRFSKYKTAEDLAARWEEEQLKVLDVPGLPTLKPPVPPKFSNPLFSGISDVMMARALHGASSDGMMAQALHGGKFNGPMKFHPHVTDMRLGLAGPSSAAPHLEPSDAPPVNWPFPRDFFAGNMDRPFGSSGAPMDSPFLLNSLGTSCLDPLAMLQRMKQRDAAAGLGIMPGNCGGSTDLACSIPGLDDNIQNLSKSKGKEEAAGFTSPKGKLPHWLREAVNAPGKSPEPELPPTLSAIAQSVRVLYGEGSSQIPPFPVPGPPPPKPMDPLHGLKKNKKKKKKSHGPREDIASISTAQVPVQAISETSGSGLPMTEVDPSGPSLNLETSQSSLSAPIPPKICFAGPSPSPEVLELVATCPAPGPPPRTHTDSMEPEENAFVSEQEEEEEEEEEESDTPVADVEEKAPVLEEEAAGTGDSLQSQREPYKGKEEDVSSEGTISDHPDSCDEA; this is translated from the exons ATGAAGGAAAATGGCTCAGAGAATAGTACCATGCTTAATAGAAACTGGGTGTTGAAACGCAAGTGTAGGAAGCTTCCATCCGGTACAGTTAAGTCTTATGACACAGAGAAAGTCTTCAGACCTGTAAGATTCTCATCCACTACTACATTAAAGAATGGCCAAGAAGAGAGTGATAATCTAGAGCAGAATTCCGGGAAGAGAAAAGGCAACGACGGG TATTATTACGAGTGCGAGGTCTGCGAACTTGGTGGAAAGTTGCTATGTTGTGATAGCTGTCCCCGTACATATCATCTTGAATGTTTAGACCCTGTTTTAAAG CGCATTCCAACTGGTAAATGGGAATGCCCAACCTGCGTTCAGCAACATTCTTGTGTGGAGAGCATGAATCATCTGGATCCTGTTTCAAAACGTGCACGGACAAAAATCATTATTCGTAGATCAAAGACTGAGGCTGAATCATCTGCAACTGACAAGGTAACTGAGGCATTTGATGCTCCAACTCTTCGGAAGAAACGTAATTCAGATAAAGGAAAATCTCCTGCATCACGTCGTAGCCAAACAACTGAGAAATTGGATTCTCCCTCCAATGACTTATCCCATAACGAACAGTTAAATCCAGCTCAAGATGGCTATGTGGATGCTAGTTCATCTCATGATCTTGATGAAAAAGAGCAAGTTTCTCATGCACTTGTACAAGCAGTGAACACGAAGGCTTCCGTTAAGGGTTCATTGTCAAAGAAAAAGAAGTCAAAAATGAATGTAGAATCTACTGATTTAAATCCTGAGGCATCTCCTGAAAATAGTTCACCCGGAAGGAAACCTGTTCTTGCACTAGAAGCTGCTAGCCCAGCAACCAGAAAGCGAAAGCGAAAATCGTATTCGTACAATACTGAAAAGAGGCCTAAGATGATCAAGGGAAAATCTGGATCCAAACCTTCTGAAAAAGGACTGCTCAAAGTCGGTGTTCAACGTTCAGGCACTTCAAAATCAAAGGGAAAATTTAAGATAGCTGGTGAAGATACTTCCTCAACTAATCAGGATATTAGGGCAGCCACGCCTGGTGTTCTTCCAAAGGATGAG GACGTCACTGAAGAAGCAGCTCACGATTCTCTTGAATCACAAGATGCTATAAAAATCAATATTGAACCACCCGAGACTGCTACTGGAGTGCATCAG GTTGATCGTGTTGTTGGCTGTCGAGTTCGTGGTGATAACACTGATTCTGGTTGTAATGTGGTGGTCAATGCTACAGATTCTTTGGTTGCAGAAGATGTGAATaaatcggaagaaaatttcAGCTGCCAAAGGCCTTTGGACGGAGGAAACATAGCTGAGGATCTTCATGATGCTGCTAATTGTTCTGATGAAGGGAGGAAGGTAGAAAATGGTTCGAATAAAGATAAACTACAAGTATACAAAAGGTCAGCAACCAAAGAATGTAAAGGAAAAAAATTGATGGATTCCATGAGCGGAGAAATTGAAGGTTCTGATTCCTCTTTACCGGAAAACAAAAGTCAAGATGACAATATCTCATGCACCATTGCAGCAGAAACTTCCAAGAAGGTTCCAGAAGGTGAGAAGACTGATATAGTGTTGGACACACGTCCAGGTGATGATCAGAAAGACTGTCAAAATCCTGGGATTTCAAAGAATTGCCAGACTGATGATGCTGCTGATGATAATGGTAGCAAAAAAGAGGTTGGAAAGAACATGAGAAAGAACTATGCTCTGAAAAGGAAACTTGTAGACTCTTGTTCAGCTGTCTCATATGAGTTTCTGGTCAAGTGGGTTGGCAAATCTCATGTCCATGACACTTGGATTCCTGAATCTGAACTGAAAGTTCTAGCTAAGCGGAAGCTGGAGAATTACAAGGCAAAGTATGGAACAGCTATGATGAACCTATGCAAGGAACAATGGAAGACACCACAGCGAGTAATTGCTACAAGGGCCTCGGCAGATGGTGTAACTGAAGCATTTGTAAAGTGGACATGTCTTCCTTATGATGAATGCACTTGGGAAAGAATGGATGACCCCATTTTTGCAAATTCAAGTCACTTGATTGACTTGTTCTTCAGGTTTGAAAGGAAAACATTGGAGAATGATGCCATTAAGCTTGACTCTAAGCGAAGGAAGGGTGATCTACAAATTAATGAGGTCATTAATCTCACAGACCAGCCTAAAGAGTTGGCTGGAGGTTCTTTATTTCCACATCAGCTGGAAGCGCTAAATTGGCTGCGCAAAAGCTGGCATAAATCCAGAAATGTGATACTAGCTGACGAAATGGGGCTTGGGAAGACTGTGTCGGCCTGTGCTTTCCTATCATCATTGTATTTTGAGTTTAACGCTACACTTCCTTGTCTGGTCTTGGTTCCTTTGTCTACAATGCCCAATTGGATGTCAGAATTTGCTCTCTGGGCGCCTGAGCTCAATGTTGTGGAATATCATGGTAACACAAATGCAAGATCCATAATACGCCAATATGAATGGCATGCTCGTAATCCTGCTGGATCAAATGAGAAGTCTTCTTCATTCAAATTCAATGTTCTTTTGACTACTTATGAAATGGTTCTATGTGATTCCTCTTATCTACGTGGAGTTCCTTGGGAAGTTCTTGTGGTTGATGAGGGTCACCGGCTGAAAAATTCTAGCAGTAAGTTGTTTGGCTTGCTGAATATGTTTTCCTTCCAGCATCGAGTACTGTTGACTGGTACTCCACTTCAGAACAACATTGGAGAGATGTACAACCTGCTAAACTTTTTGCAGCAAGATGCATTTCCTTCGCTTGCTTTATTTGAGGAGAAATTCAATGATCTAACAACTGCAgaaaaggtggaggaattgaagAAACTTGTTGCTCCTCATATGCTGCGGAGACTTAAAAAGGATGCTATGCAGAATATTCCCCCCAAGATAGAACGAGTGGTTCCTGTTGAGTTGTCATCTATTCAGGCAGAATATTATCGCGCTATGCTTACGAAGAACTACCAGATATTACGTAACATAGGAAAAGGCGCTCCTCAGCAATCAATGCTGAATATTGTAATGCAGTTAAGGAAGGTATGCAATCATCCTTATCTCATGCCAGGCACTGAGCCTGAATCCGGATCAGTGGAATTTCTCCATGAAATGAGAATAAAAGCATCTGCTAAGCTGACTCTGCTGCATTCTATGCTTAAACTATTGCACAAAGAAGGCCACCGAGTTCTTATCTTTTCACAGATGACGAAATTACTTGATATCCTTGAAGACTATTTGACTATCGAATTTGGGCCTAGGACATATGAGAGGGTAGATGGCTCTGTTTCTGTGACTGAACGACAAGCTGCAATTGCACGTTTTAACCAAGACAACAATCGATTCGTGTTCTTGTTATCAACACGATCTTGTGGCCTTGGCATCAACTTGGCAACTGCTGATACTGTTATTATATATGATTCGGATTTCAATCCACATGCAGATATCCAGGCTATGAATCGAGCACATAGAATAGGACAGTCGAAAAGACTTCTTGTTTACAGGCTTGTTGTGCGTGCAAGTGTTGAAGAGCGTATCTTGCAGCTTGCAAAGAAAAAGCTGATGCTTGACCAGCTCTTCGTCAACAAATCTGGGTCGCAGAAGGAGGTGGAAGACATCCTAAGGTGGGGTACAGAAGAACTTTTTGGTGATTCACCTTCCATGGCTGGAAAGGATGGTGAAAACAACAGCGATAAAGATGAAGCACCTGCAGAGATAGAACCAAGTAGTAAGAGGAGAACTGGTGGCCTCGGGGATGTATACAAAGACAAATGTGCTGATGGAAGTACTAAGATTGTGTGGGATGAAAATGCCATTCTGAAACTGCTGGACCGCTCAAACCTTCATTCTGGTTCGCCAGAAAATGCTGAATCAGGATTAGACAATGACATGCTTGGTTCAGTTAAG TCTCTAGAATGGAATGACGAGAATATAGAAGAACAAGCTGGAACGGTAGCAGTCCCTTTGGCAATCAATGACTCAAGTGAACAGAGTTTTGAAAAGAAAGTTGATAGTTTGGTCGTCATTAATGAAGAAAACGAATGGGACAAGCTTCTGCGAGTTAG ATGGGAGAAATATCAGAATGAGGAGGATGCAGCTCTAGGTCGGGGGAAACGCCAAAGAAAAGCTGTTTCTTACAGGGAGGCATATGTAGCTCATACTACTGAAGCACCCAATGAA AATGGAGCTGATGAGGAACCAGAGCGTGAACCTGAGCCTGAGCGTGAGTACACACCGGCAGGACGGGCTCTAAAAGAAAAATT TACCAAACTTCGTCTGAGGCAAAAGGAAAGATTATCCAGAAGGGATGTGACTGAATCTTCAACTCCAGTTCAGAGACCAGATGGTGTAGTCTCAATACCAAATGCCCATGAAGACAGTCAAATGGCTACTCAATCTCGGTGTGCTGAAGAAAAACCTACACTTGTTAATGTGGACAACAACAATCGCAGTCAGCCAGTAGGACGCAACAGCATGACTGACTCAGCCTTGAAGTTGGGAAGGATGTCAAAGGAGAAAACTAATTTTCCTCTGGAATTTTCTCGGAATTATGACCAGATGCAGGCCACTAGCTCAATAGATGCTATGCGCAACAACTTGCTGCCAGTAATAGGATTATGTGCACCTAATGCTCCAAACAACATGGAGAAGCTGCACCGTAAAGCCCCAAGACCTTACCGGCAATTCAAGCAAGGTATTGGGCTAGATTTTCCCTTACCCTCTTCCTGCTCTGCCTCTGGCCCGTCAAATGAAATCAGCGGCAAAGGTAGCGAGATGGCTCCGTATATGTTGCCCGATCTTTTACCTGGAACTTCTCAGGCACCGAGCAAGAGTGATCTCCCTAGATATCCACCCTTTACCCCA CATTCTTTGAATATCCTTAAAGGTAAAGGGACTATGATGGAGAACTCGGGGAATGCAGGCAGTATGTTTTCTGATTTTCAAGAAAAGATGATACTGCCCAAACTGCCTTTTGATGAGAAGTTGCTGCCTAGATATCCATTTCCGGGTGCAAACATGCTGAGTGCAGCTCCTGATATGTTTCCGAGCTTATCATTGGGATCGAGAGTTGCAGAGCCGTCTGAAGCTGCCCATAACAATCTTCCCATGCTGCCATTGTTTCCCAATCTCAAATTCCCACCAGATCCATCAAAATATAACCAACAAGAACATGAGATGCCTCCGGCATTCGGCACAAGTCAGATGACACCTCCATTCTCGTCTTTTCCTGAAAACCACAGGAAGGTTCTAGAAAACATCATGCTGAGAACTGGAGCTGGATCAAACAGCATGCTGACAAAGAAATCTAAGTTAGATATCTGGTCCGAGGATGAGCTTGATTCTCTTTGGATAGGCGTACGTAGGCATGGAAGGGGCAATTGGGAGGCTATGATACAGGATCCGAGGTTGAGGTTTTCAAAGTATAAAACAGCTGAGGATTTGGCAGCAAGGTGGGAAGAAGAACAACTGAAGGTCCTAGATGTGCCAGGGCTTCCTACACTGAAGCCGCCTGTACCTCCCAAGTTTTCTAATCCTCTGTTTTCTGGAATATCTGATGTTATGATGGCACGGGCACTGCACGGAGCTTCCTCAGATGGAATGATGGCACAGGCATTGCACGGTGGAAAGTTCAATGGGCCAATGAAGTTCCATCCACACGTAACAGACATGAGATTGGGCCTTGCTGGTCCATCATCCGCTGCACCGCATTTAGAACCATCTGATGCACCTCCTGTGAATTGGCCGTTTCCCCGTGATTTTTTTGCTGGAAACATGGATAGACCATTCGGTTCTTCTGGTGCACCTATGGATTCTCCATTTCTGCTGAACTCACTAGGCACTAGTTGCTTGGATCCTCTTGCAATGCTGCAAAGAATGAAGCAAAGGGATGCAGCAGCCGGTTTGGGAATAATGCCTGGTAATTGCGGGGGAAGCACTGACCTCGCATGTTCTATTCCAGGTCTTGATGACAACATTCAAAACCTTTCCAAGTCTAAAGGAAAGGAAGAGGCTGCTGGATTTACATCACCGAAAGGGAAACTGCCTCATTGGCTTCGAGAAGCAGTGAATGCTCCTGGTAAATCACCCGAGCCTGAGTTGCCTCCTACTTTATCCGCGATAGCACAATCTGTCCGTGTGTTATATGGTGAAGGCTCATCTCAGATTCCTCCGTTTCCCGTCCCCGGACCACCTCCACCGAAACCTATGGATCCTTTGCATGGattgaaaaagaataagaaaaagaaaaagaagtcaCACGGCCCTAGAGAAGACATTGCCTCGATATCTACAGCTCAAGTGCCCGTGCAGGCAATATCAGAGACTTCAGGTTCGGGGCTCCCCATGACTGAGGTCGATCCGAGCGGGCCCAGTCTCAACTTGGAAACAAGTCAGTCATCATTATCTGCACCAATTCCTCCCAAGATTTGTTTTGCAGGACCATCACCTTCTCCTGAAGTTCTTGAATTGGTAGCTACCTGTCCGGCCCCTGGCCCGCCTCCCAGAACACACACTGACAGCATGGAACCTGAGGAAAATGCTTTTGTTAgtgaacaagaagaagaagaagaagaagaggaggaggaatccGATACCCCAGTCGCAGATGTGGAAGAGAAAGCACCGGTCTTGGAAGAAGAGGCTGCAGGAACTGGAGATTCGTTGCAATCGCAACGGGAGCCCTACAAGGGGAAGGAGGAGGATGTATCTTCAGAAGGGACAATATCAGATCATCCTGATAGCTGCGATGAAGCCTAG